The Candidatus Saccharibacteria bacterium RAAC3_TM7_1 nucleotide sequence TCACGGCAAGGTGTAAGTATAGGTACACGTCGTTCCGCTCAGCGTCCCTCCATCAGCGCAGTAGTAGTAGCCGCTTGATTGAGTGGCGGTATAGGTATTTGTACACGTTGATCCGCTTAAACTACCGCCGCTAGGACAGTCATAGTATGACCCGCTGTACACTGCCGGGTGAGTACACGTGCTGCCACTCAGCGTGGCTCCGGATTCATTACACCAATAGTATGTTCCTGTGGGCTGCCTATCATAGCAGTTATATGTGCCGTTCGTATTCAAGTAAGAATAGTTCGTTCCCGATGGACACTGTGAAGAAGTATTGGCGGTCCCCAGAGATTTCATACAGTAGTTGGTCCCTCCAATATTCTGGACGCTATAACTGGAACTCGGACAAACTTGCGCAGTACCGGGATATGTACAAGTTGCGCTACTTCCCGACCCGTTCATTGTCTCACCATAGTGACAATAATAATATGCCGCGTGGTAGGTGGCAGCGTAAGTATTTGTACAAGTCGTACCACTCAATGTGCCACCACTCGGGCAGCTGTAAGTGCCGCTCTGGTAGGTAGCAGCGTAGGTTTTGGTACAGGTATTGCCGCTTTGGGTTTCACCGGCGGCACAGGTGGCGGTACCGGCGACTGGCGTGAAGGTATCGTGCAGGCTTTTGGCGATGACGATACTGTTGTCGCTTTCTTTCTGGTATTGGAGCTGGTAGCCATCACAGTAGCCAGTCAGGCTGGTCTGGCACTGGGTGTTTTTGGTACTGTTGGTGGTGTTGGCACTGTAGAGCAGCCGGGTGGGGCTAGGACTACTGGTGACGATGGAGTTCTTGGTGGCGTCGTCCGCCAGGGGGAGTTTGAAGGTGCTGGCACTAACGACACCGAGCTTTTGTTTGAGGGTTGCCACGTCTTGGCTGGTCATAAGGGCAACCGAGGGGTATTCACCGTTTTTACGGTAGTACTTTTCTAGAGCGGTCGAGAGAATCTTGACGTTAGCGTCACGGGCAGTATCGCGGCTGCTCTTTTGGATTGATGCGGCTGAGAGAGAGACCAGGCCAGCCAGGAGGCCGATGACGATGACGACGATGGTGAGTTCGACAAGGGTGAAGGCGGGGAGGAAACGATTAATGCGTTGTTGTTTTAGTGTTTTTGCCATACCACTTTAAATATAAGCAATATTGTTAAGAAATGCAATGATGCAGGCTAGTTTTTACTGGCGCGTTTACGCTCGGTAGGGTTAAGGTAACGCTTACGAAGGCGCAGGCTCTTTGGCGTCACTTCAAGTAGTTCGTCATCATTCAAGAAATCGATCGACTGCTCAAGACTAAGTTCGGTATACGGCGTCAGCTGCACGGTACCATCACTACTCTTTGAGCGCATATTAGTAAGGTGCTTCGCTTTACAGACATTGATTTCCAAATCTTCCTGGCGGTTGTAGAGCCCGACAATCATGCCGCCGTAAACCTCTACGGCTGGGCCAATGAAGAGTTCGCCGCGATCTTCGGCATTTTGCAGTGCGTACGGCGTAGTCGTTCCAGCTTCAAAGGCAATCAATGCACCGCCGCGTGTATTTTGCAGTTTTGACCCCAGCGGCTGATAGCCGTGCGGGACACTGTTCATAATCACTGTTCCCTTGGTCGCCGTCAGTAGCTGATTACGCAGACCGATCAGACCGCGCGTCGTAATTATATACGTCTGTCGTGCGCTCCCGCTACTCGTCGAGTCCTGATGCGTCAGTTCAGCACGACGCGTGCCGAGCTCTTGACTGACCGCGCCAACAAACTCCGTACCGACTTCAATAGTCAGCTCTTCGACTGGCTCTTTCGTAACACCATCTTCCTCAATCGTCACGACTTGCGGTCGACCAACTTCAAACTCGTAGCCTTCGCGGCGCAGCGTTTCGATTAGGACGGATAGGTGTAGCTCACCCCGACCGGAAACGACAAAGCCAATACCGTTATCCTCAACCCGTAAGCTGACATTGGTCTCCAGTTCCTTTTTCAGACGGTCACCAATCTGACGACTGGTTGTAAACTCACCTTCCCGACCTTTCACCGGACTGGTGTTTGGGCCAAGATACATACTGAGTGTTGGTGCTTCAACTTCGATTTGTGGTAGGGCCTCCGGACTTTCGCTATCGGCAATTGTTTCACCAATATGTGCGTCCGAAACACCAGTAATCGCAACGATGTCGCCGGCGATCGCTTCACCGATCTCTTCTTTATTCAGCCCTCGATAGCCAAATAATTTATCAATCTTCGCGTTTTTTGTCACCCCGTCACGCTTCATCAAGACTACTGCCTGATTCTTCTTGGCTTTGCCCCGCGTGATGCGCCCGATCGCATATTTACCAAGAAATGAGTCGTACTGCAGGCTCGTCACGAGGAGTTGCAGCGCACCGTCAGCATCTACCTGTGGTGCCGGGATATCATTCACAATAGCATCAAAAATTGGCGTCAGGTCGGCGTGTTCGGCAACATTCGCTGGCATCTCGTGCCAGGCTTTGCCATCGCGACCGATTGCATAATACGTTGGGTAGTGGAGTTGACTGTCGTCGGTGGCGAGTTCCAGGAATAAGTCAGCGACTTCATCGACTACCTCTTCAATACGACGCGACGGTTTGTCGATCTTGTTGATAACGACAACTGGTTTCAGCCCAAGCTCCAGCGCTTTCGACAGCACGAATTTCGTCTGCGGCATCGGCCCTTCCTGTGCGTCGACGATCAGTAGCACGCCGTCGGCCATATTGAGCGTCCGTTCGACTTCACCTGAAAAGTCCGCGTGTCCGGGTGTATCGATAATATTGATTTTGTACTCGTCATGGTAGATCGATGTCTGTTTGGCCGTGATCGTGATGCCACGCTCATGCTCCTGGTCACCACTGTCCATAATGAGTTCCTGACTCATCTCGGCCTGGTTCTGACGGAAGGTGTTAGACTGCTTCAGTAGACCATCAACCAGCGTCGTCTTACCGTGGTCGACGTGCGCAATAATAGCGATGTTACGAATCAGTGTTGAATCTTGCATAAAAATATCCCTCATCTATGAGGGTTCCTCAGTTACGAGTATACCATCTTGCCCTCAAGTAAGATAGTGTTTATAGTAATAAGCATGAACATGAACAATACACCCCCCTACAACAACTACCAAGTGTCCCCCACTGGTGAAGGAAAATCGAAAAAGAAACTTGTCATATTTATCACCCTCCTCGGCCTACTTTTGGTGGTGGCTGGAGCAGGGGCATATCTTGCAGTTGCCAGTGCTCAAGGGTGGTGGCCGTTTACTGTTGATAGTCCGGCCGAAACTACCAAAACCGTAGAGCCACCTATTAAGATTAAAAAGGTGACGGTTTCCACCAAAGATGGCAAGCAGATGCTCGACATCGCCCTCAAGCTGAATTCAAAAGACAAAGGCCACTGTGTGCTGGATCTTTCGAGCAAAATAGCTCGACTGACAATTGACGATTCAAAGGCAAACAAACAGCCAGAAGGATCTAAACCTGTCAAACCTTGCTTCGGCTGGAACGTCGACGCAAGTGCGCTACCTAATGGCACCTATACGATCAACGTCAAGTTCGTTGGAGCAAAAAGCACTCTCACCACTTCGGACAAGGTGACGCTCAAAGATGGTAAAACGCTGACCGAAGACAGCGATACAGATCACGAGTAGTACCTAGGTACCTAGTAAAAAGTAAGCGAAGTTCCTAAAGATGACCCGCCACTACTACCTCCCACTGCTAAGTTTCCAAACTTTACAAGTGTAGGAACGTAGCGAGTTGCAGAGGTGCCATCGCCTAATTGGCCACTGTCGGTGTTCCTACCCCAGCAGTAGGCTTTGTCGTCGGAGCCGATCGCGCAGGTATGGTACCATGAGGGCGAAGCATAGATTGATTTAAATGTCATAGTCGTAGATACGGCTACTGGCGTACTACGATTGGTAACAGTACCGTCGCCTAATTGACCATATCCGTTATAGCCCCAGCAGTAGGCTTTGTCGTCGGAGCCGATCGCGCAGGTATGCGTATACCCGGCACTGATTGACTTGAACGTAACTCCCGCAGGAATAGCACCTTGCGCGACAGCAGCTGGTATGCTGCTATTACCGCCGCCAGTTCCAAGGCGATAAAGAGTGCCATCGCCCCAGCAGTAGGCTTTGTCGTCGGAAGCTATTGCACACGTATGAATCTCCCCAGCGCTGATAGACTTTATCGTCGCGCCTGCCGGCATAGCCCCCTGTACAATCGCCTGTGGTCTAGACAGATTGCTGGTTGTATTGTTTCCTAGTTGCCCTGAAGCATTATAGCCCCAGCAGTAGGCTTTGTCGTCGGAGCCGATCGCGCAGCTATAACGCTCACCGTTCGTGATCGCCTTGAAAGTTACGCCAGAAGGCATGTAAAAAGAATCGACAGCAACGGGTGTAGTACGCGAGGTTAGTGTGTTATCGCCTATTTGCCCAAACGCATTATTTCCCCAGCAGTAGGCGTTATTGTCGGATGCAATTGCACACATATGAACACTGCTATTGCCGCTCACGATCGACTTGAGTGTAGCACCCGAAGGCATAGCGCCTTGAGCAATTGCCACCGGTGAACTGCGATCAGTTTGCGTCCCGTCAGCCAGTTGGTAATTACCATTATCTCCCCAACAATACCCCTTATCATCAGAGCCGATGACGCAGTTTTGGTAGTCGCCGCCACTGATAGATTTCACAGTAACACTTGAAGGTATGGCTCCCTGCAAGACAGCAGCTGGCACATTATGAGCAGTGATTGTACCATCACCAAGCTGGTACTGGCTATTATCTCCCCAGCAATACGCTTTTCCGTCGGTACCAGCAAAACAGCTATGTTTTGTACCCAGTGCCATTGTCGTTGGCTTAGACGGCCAAGGTCCCTCGCCAGCCAACGTAGCAACCGGCGTACTGTTTATGCTAGTCGTAGTGCCATTGCCTAACTGTCCATTACCGCCAAGTCCCCAACAATACAGGCTACCGTTAGCAGCAGCACACGTGTGGTTATAGCTGCTCGTCGCGTTATCGGTTGCGGACGAGACTTTCGTCACGGTCTTGCCGGCCAATGGACTTATGACCGCAGTTGGTGCGGTGAGTTGGTTAACTGTACCATCGCCGTTTTGTCCATGGATTCCGTAGCCCCAGCAGTACAAACTGCTGTTAGCAACGGCGCAGACGCCTCCGTTACGAGTAATGACATCAGTAACTGTCTTGCCGGCCAGTGCACCGCCTACCAGTACCGGCGTACTATTGGTAGCGGTGACAGTACCGTTGCCGATTTGTCCATTGCTGCCAAGTCCCCAACAATACAAACTACCGTCGGCGATGGCACAGGTATGGTTGTAGCCATTAGCTGGATCGCCATCACTCGATGACGATACCTTAGTCACGGTCTTGCCGGCCAATGGACTTATGACCGCAGTTGGTGCGGTGAGTTGGTTGGTTGTGCCATCACCATTCTGCCCATAAACTCCATAGCCCCAACAATACAAACTACCGTCGGCTATGGCACAGGTACCAACACTGCGAGTAATGACATCAGTAACTGTCTTGCCGGCCAATGCACCACCTACCAGTACCGGCGTACTATTGGTAGCGGTGACGGTACCGTTGCCGACTTGTCCGTTATTACCAATCCCCCAGCAGTACAGACTACCGTCGGCGATGGCACAGGTATGGTTGTAGCCATTAGCTGGATCGCCATCACTCGATGACGATACCTTAGTAACTGTTTTACCGGCTAATGGACTAATGACCGCAGTTGGGGTAGTGAGTGAGTTGGTTGTACCGTTACCATTTTGTCCATAAACTCCGTAGCCCCAACAATACAGTCTACCCTCAGCGATGGCACAGGTACCAACACTGCGAGTAACCAGTGATTTGTCATTATTGTTAGTGGCTTGCGCTCCCCCTGGAACTGCTTTTAGTGTACTGTCGCTCCTTGAAAAGGTGTCCCCACTTGTGGTGCGTACCTGGTCAGTAATCCCTTTCGAATTGAGATTAGTCAGCTTACCACTGCTATTGGTATCGAAGGTAACTTCAAACTTCACACGGTAGTTGCCGTCCTTCATCACAAAGCAACGAGCATCAGTGCTGGTGTTCGTACAGGCTACGACTTCATTGCCGCTACAGTCGGTATTCGGCTTGAGTGGCTTGGCATTTGTCCATTGCGGCGTGTTACTGCTGGCTTGAAGGCAGGCATTCGCCATAATGAGCCCTGATTGGCTACCTTCTTTAGTGAGTTTTTCGGTATACTGATTTGTCAACGCGACATCGATGGAGCTGACGGTCGCAAAGGCTGCCAGCAGCGGGATAAAGAGCACGACGGCGGCGATCAGAACGGTCGGCAAAGCAAAAGCACGCGTATACCCCCCTGTAGTGATCCATTGCCTAAACTTAACCATATGCTTGATGGTATTGTAGCGCGTTTTAAGAATAAGGAAAAGTCAGAATATGTGGTGGAGCATATATCAAGATATATGCTACCGGTGCTCATAAAACTAAATACGAGCATTCATTTTCTTCGCTTGGTGGAGCATATCGGATTCGAACCGATGACCTCTTCCATGCCATGGAAGCGCGCTAGCCAACTGTGCCAATGCCCCAAAGTTTACCCACACTATAGCAAATATTCGCCCCTATCGCTAGGGACGAATATTGTTCGCTGCTACGCGCCCACCCGGGGCACGGTGCTGTTTTCGGCTGTGTTTGTTTTAAGCAACAGGGCGTAGTCCCCGTTAGCGTACCAGCTGTAGTTTATTATCTCCTTCTCGGGCAAAAAACGCAAGCGCTTTGCTATACTAAAACTACATGAAGCAAACGAATAAAAAATCCATAGACGCACTCTACGAAACAGTAGGTTGGCTTGGTGCCGGCGGTGTACTCCTCGGCTATGCGCTGCTCAGTCTCGCTATCATGCCGGGTGATTCTATCTTGTATCACTCCCTGATGCTCTTTGGCTCGGCTGGGCTGGCTCTCATAACCTACAAACGACGATCCTATCAGCCTATGGTGGTGAACCTTGTTTTTTGCTTTTTCGCCATCGTAGCACTTATCCGACTTATAACGCTCGCATAAAATCCCATTATGTGCTACTGTATATAGGTTCAGAAGCATACGTGAATCTTTCTCTCCACCAGAGAATGTGAAGCTGCATGGTCGATCTGGCAACACATTAGTAACCAAGAGAAAGAAGCATATGCAAAAGCAAAATCTTTTCATCGGTAGCCTCGCCTACTCTACGACTGACGACAGCCTCAAAGCGTTTTTTGAGACAGTTGGCCCAGTCGCTAGCGCACGCGTTATCACCGACCGCGACTCAGGTCGTTCAAAGGGCTTTGGTTTCGTCGAATTCGAAAACGACAGCGACAACCAAAAAGCCGTTGACGAACTGAATGGTAAAGAGCTTGACGGTCGCGAGATCAATGTCAGCCTTGCCAAGCCAAAAGAAGACCGTCCTCGACGCGATTCAAACGGCGGCGGTTCATTCCGTCAGCGCAGCTGGTAATCCAGCCTAGCAATAAAATGACCTCTCAAAACGAGAGGTTATTTTATTTAACGAATGGTGACTTCAGCCAATCAAAGCCAAGATTAAAGAGTTCGTTAATGAGCCCATAAGTGTTGAGCAGCCATAGGGTAAGAACGACGATAAGTGCCGTGCCAAGCAGCGTCAAGACACGAATTGACCAGTGCTGTCCACGGATCCAATCGTTCCAGCGGTCATACTGCTCTCTTGCATAAACGTTCAACCGATGCGCCCAAGTAAATTCCTGCGCCAGAATCGTTAGTCCGGCAAAAACGATCAGCCAGCCCGGCCCGGGATATGGAATGGCGACCACGCCTGCCAGCAGCACGATACCGCCCGCCACGCCGATGATTATTCGACGCGTGCGTGAGCTTTTTTCTGTCTCGTTATTTTTCATCGATTTTCTCCATAAAGAACTCGCGGATAACGGCAAGCGGCCTCGCTTCAAGATAGCTTTTCCCGTCGTCCTCCTTGTTCAGCTCTGCGCGCGTTTTGCCACCGTAGCCATCGACACACCATATCGCATCGTAGCCGTAACCACCCGTCCCGCGCGGACTAGTAGCAATTTCACCGCTAGCTCCGCCTTCAAAATGTGTGAACGTCTCACCGTCAAAGTATGTCGTCATGACGACCGTATGTGCTCGTCTATTCGAAAATCCATCCAGCATACGGCAAAGCTTCTCAAGTCCTTCTCTCTCTTCAACAAAAAATTTGATAAATGGACCTGGTAAATTGCCGAGAGCATTAAAGAACAACCCGACATCCTCCACTAAAATCGGCCGCCGTAAGATGTCATATGCACGACGAGCTTTATCCTCGGTGATTTTTCGTAAATCGGTCGACTGGATCTCACCAAGATCCAGTTTGTGATGGTCAAATTCAATACCAATGAGTTTAGAGAAATAAGTAGTTTTATTCGGATTGCCGGTGACGAATACGGGTTTTACCATGTTGTTTAGTATAACACTAGGAAACGAGCGAAAAGCGAGCCGGTTCGCTTTTGTACAACAACGACGTGTTATATCAATACGGCCGAGTATTGATATACTTGATATCATGTCCAATTATCCATCGATAGACCGGCTCGCCGAGCTGCAGCAGCTCATCGCCGATTTTGCCAAAGTCGAGCGCGTACCGCACCTCGCCGACAATGGCCGACCGGAAAACGACGTCGAGCACAGCTTCGGTCTCGCGCTTACTTGTTGGTATTTGCAACCAAAAATCGCCCCAGAGCTCGACTTACTCAAAATCCTCCAGTACGCTCTTGCCCACGACATCGTTGAGCTTCACGCCGGCGATACTTATGTCTTTGATCTGGAAAAAGCTGCGTCAAAAGAAGAGCGTGAACGTGCAGCACTCGAGCAAATCTCCAAAGACTGGCACGACTTTCCTGAGTTAGTTGAGCATGCGAAAGACTACATGGATAAAGCAAACGAGGAGGCAAAGTTCGTCAAAGCCGTTGACAAGCTTCTACCTGTTATCATGATTGATATCGGCCAAAAGCAAGTTTGGTGGCATAAATATAATGTCACACTTGAAATGGAACGCGAACATAAGAAAAGCATCCGAGTTTCCGACTATGTTTCACCGTATTATGAACAGCTTATCGAATGGCTCGACAAGAACGGCAATATTCCAAAATCGTAAGTTATTTCGTCCGGCGGCGCAGTGTCAGCGAGCCCAGCACAACTGTACCGACTACAAAAGCGAAGACCATCCAGACGTCCCGCCAGGCTTCGTTGGATAAATCAGCCTCGACTGCGACACGGTTGAGCGCATCGACGGCATATGTCAGCGGTAACCAGTAGGCGATTTTCTCCAGTAGATCCGGCATCTGACTAAGCGGTAATAGCAAGCCACAAACGAGGAACTGTGGGAAGATGAGTGCCGGCATAAATTGTACAGCCTGGAATTCGGTACGAGCAAAAGCGCTGACAAATAGTCCAAGCGTTACTCCCATCAC carries:
- a CDS encoding hypothetical protein (RAAC3_TM7_1_1) — encoded protein: MAKTLKQQRINRFLPAFTLVELTIVVIVIGLLAGLVSLSAASIQKSSRDTARDANVKILSTALEKYYRKNGEYPSVALMTSQDVATLKQKLGVVSASTFKLPLADDATKNSIVTSSPSPTRLLYSANTTNSTKNTQCQTSLTGYCDGYQLQYQKESDNSIVIAKSLHDTFTPVAGTATCAAGETQSGNTCTKTYAATYQSGTYSCPSGGTLSGTTCTNTYAATYHAAYYYCHYGETMNGSGSSATCTYPGTAQVCPSSSYSVQNIGGTNYCMKSLGTANTSSQCPSGTNYSYLNTNGTYNCYDRQPTGTYYWCNESGATLSGSTCTHPAVYSGSYYDCPSGGSLSGSTCTNTYTATQSSGYYYCADGGTLSGTTCTYTYTLP
- a CDS encoding GTP-binding protein TypA (RAAC3_TM7_1_2) — protein: MRDIFMQDSTLIRNIAIIAHVDHGKTTLVDGLLKQSNTFRQNQAEMSQELIMDSGDQEHERGITITAKQTSIYHDEYKINIIDTPGHADFSGEVERTLNMADGVLLIVDAQEGPMPQTKFVLSKALELGLKPVVVINKIDKPSRRIEEVVDEVADLFLELATDDSQLHYPTYYAIGRDGKAWHEMPANVAEHADLTPIFDAIVNDIPAPQVDADGALQLLVTSLQYDSFLGKYAIGRITRGKAKKNQAVVLMKRDGVTKNAKIDKLFGYRGLNKEEIGEAIAGDIVAITGVSDAHIGETIADSESPEALPQIEVEAPTLSMYLGPNTSPVKGREGEFTTSRQIGDRLKKELETNVSLRVEDNGIGFVVSGRGELHLSVLIETLRREGYEFEVGRPQVVTIEEDGVTKEPVEELTIEVGTEFVGAVSQELGTRRAELTHQDSTSSGSARQTYIITTRGLIGLRNQLLTATKGTVIMNSVPHGYQPLGSKLQNTRGGALIAFEAGTTTPYALQNAEDRGELFIGPAVEVYGGMIVGLYNRQEDLEINVCKAKHLTNMRSKSSDGTVQLTPYTELSLEQSIDFLNDDELLEVTPKSLRLRKRYLNPTERKRASKN
- a CDS encoding hypothetical protein (RAAC3_TM7_1_3), which codes for MNMNNTPPYNNYQVSPTGEGKSKKKLVIFITLLGLLLVVAGAGAYLAVASAQGWWPFTVDSPAETTKTVEPPIKIKKVTVSTKDGKQMLDIALKLNSKDKGHCVLDLSSKIARLTIDDSKANKQPEGSKPVKPCFGWNVDASALPNGTYTINVKFVGAKSTLTTSDKVTLKDGKTLTEDSDTDHE
- a CDS encoding chromosome condensation regulator RCC1 (RAAC3_TM7_1_4), which translates into the protein MVKFRQWITTGGYTRAFALPTVLIAAVVLFIPLLAAFATVSSIDVALTNQYTEKLTKEGSQSGLIMANACLQASSNTPQWTNAKPLKPNTDCSGNEVVACTNTSTDARCFVMKDGNYRVKFEVTFDTNSSGKLTNLNSKGITDQVRTTSGDTFSRSDSTLKAVPGGAQATNNNDKSLVTRSVGTCAIAEGRLYCWGYGVYGQNGNGTTNSLTTPTAVISPLAGKTVTKVSSSSDGDPANGYNHTCAIADGSLYCWGIGNNGQVGNGTVTATNSTPVLVGGALAGKTVTDVITRSVGTCAIADGSLYCWGYGVYGQNGDGTTNQLTAPTAVISPLAGKTVTKVSSSSDGDPANGYNHTCAIADGSLYCWGLGSNGQIGNGTVTATNSTPVLVGGALAGKTVTDVITRNGGVCAVANSSLYCWGYGIHGQNGDGTVNQLTAPTAVISPLAGKTVTKVSSATDNATSSYNHTCAAANGSLYCWGLGGNGQLGNGTTTSINSTPVATLAGEGPWPSKPTTMALGTKHSCFAGTDGKAYCWGDNSQYQLGDGTITAHNVPAAVLQGAIPSSVTVKSISGGDYQNCVIGSDDKGYCWGDNGNYQLADGTQTDRSSPVAIAQGAMPSGATLKSIVSGNSSVHMCAIASDNNAYCWGNNAFGQIGDNTLTSRTTPVAVDSFYMPSGVTFKAITNGERYSCAIGSDDKAYCWGYNASGQLGNNTTSNLSRPQAIVQGAMPAGATIKSISAGEIHTCAIASDDKAYCWGDGTLYRLGTGGGNSSIPAAVAQGAIPAGVTFKSISAGYTHTCAIGSDDKAYCWGYNGYGQLGDGTVTNRSTPVAVSTTMTFKSIYASPSWYHTCAIGSDDKAYCWGRNTDSGQLGDGTSATRYVPTLVKFGNLAVGGSSGGSSLGTSLTFY
- a CDS encoding hypothetical protein (RAAC3_TM7_1_5); amino-acid sequence: MKQTNKKSIDALYETVGWLGAGGVLLGYALLSLAIMPGDSILYHSLMLFGSAGLALITYKRRSYQPMVVNLVFCFFAIVALIRLITLA
- a CDS encoding RNP-1 like protein RNA-binding protein (RAAC3_TM7_1_6), which gives rise to MQKQNLFIGSLAYSTTDDSLKAFFETVGPVASARVITDRDSGRSKGFGFVEFENDSDNQKAVDELNGKELDGREINVSLAKPKEDRPRRDSNGGGSFRQRSW
- a CDS encoding hypothetical protein (RAAC3_TM7_1_7) — its product is MKNNETEKSSRTRRIIIGVAGGIVLLAGVVAIPYPGPGWLIVFAGLTILAQEFTWAHRLNVYAREQYDRWNDWIRGQHWSIRVLTLLGTALIVVLTLWLLNTYGLINELFNLGFDWLKSPFVK
- a CDS encoding Ham1 family protein (RAAC3_TM7_1_8), which gives rise to MVKPVFVTGNPNKTTYFSKLIGIEFDHHKLDLGEIQSTDLRKITEDKARRAYDILRRPILVEDVGLFFNALGNLPGPFIKFFVEEREGLEKLCRMLDGFSNRRAHTVVMTTYFDGETFTHFEGGASGEIATSPRGTGGYGYDAIWCVDGYGGKTRAELNKEDDGKSYLEARPLAVIREFFMEKIDEK
- a CDS encoding Metal dependent phosphohydrolase (RAAC3_TM7_1_9) is translated as MSNYPSIDRLAELQQLIADFAKVERVPHLADNGRPENDVEHSFGLALTCWYLQPKIAPELDLLKILQYALAHDIVELHAGDTYVFDLEKAASKEERERAALEQISKDWHDFPELVEHAKDYMDKANEEAKFVKAVDKLLPVIMIDIGQKQVWWHKYNVTLEMEREHKKSIRVSDYVSPYYEQLIEWLDKNGNIPKS